DNA sequence from the Harpia harpyja isolate bHarHar1 chromosome 2, bHarHar1 primary haplotype, whole genome shotgun sequence genome:
GCCACCACATATCACCTTTGTGGTCtctttaagattttgttttggggaaactTTACTATCTGAATTCTCGGTCCCCCTGTGACCCTGTTACATGTGAGACTCACCGAGCCATCTCCCGAGTATTGGCCAGCCGAGCTCTTCTCAGCACAGCACTGCTCCACAAGGTGTTTTATTATGCCGCGTTTCCCTGCGTACCTAATGTGACCCTGCTGCCTGCTGAAGGGGTATCCTCTGCTGCATCCTCAATATAGCCAACAGTACAATCTGGGTCTTGCCCCTGCTGTCAAAAGAACTATGTCTAAGGATCTTTTATTGGAATGCATTTTCTCTGCGCGGCTTTCCTAAACTATTAATTTCGCTAATAGCACACttggataaagaggaaaaaaaggaagcagaaaagccatatggaaaggaaggcagaaagtAAGTAAAACAGGAACGAACCATTCAGGGACAGGTTTCAGATACATCCTGGAAAGGCGAGAACACGAGAAAGTTTCTTAAAGCTGAGCCTGCTGAGTTCTTACTATGAACACAATTACTCTGGGTAGCTCTCCAAAGCCCTGCGGTACACGAAGGAGAAGGACGTACCCAGCCTGCCaaacagctgagaaggagggagaaggcgtcaggaacTGTCAGCAGGTCTGCAGAGGCAGAAAGAATGCACTTTTCAGAGCACTGACATTAAGAAACCTCAGTGAACGATGGATTACTAGAAACATTCGAGAGCTGCTGTTGACCAAAACCAACTTAATTTGGGTAACCAAGTGGTGTAATGCGGCTATTTGGGGGTGATGCGGCACAGCTGGTTGTACCAAACACCTGGTCTTTACTGTCATTCTTGATTTTAAACGCCCATCACCCTGAATCTTTTATTTCACAATACAAGTTCCTCTGCCCTGGGAAAATCTTTCATACTCGTCACACCATCTTGGAAACAAGCTCCCACATCTCGTTCAGTGAGACAAAAGACCTTTGAAGCATTCTGTGCGGCACATTACCGGCAGGGAGGGGCAGGTGAACGAGGATTATCATTCAGCACACTGGTTTTCGACTTTGAGAACAAGAACTGGATGATACCTAaggaattacttttttctcccccctttaatttaaattggggggggggggtggaattaaAAGCAAGTGGCAAGCAACCCACAGCTTTTCTTATTTAGGCAAAACAACTCGTTTGGGAGAGTCATCTTGGCTACTAGGattagttgggggttttttggtactTCATAGAGCACAAAGAAAAAACTGCTGACTATCATTACCCCAATTAACCAGCGGCTGCTCTCGCAGGGTTCAAGCACCATTCCCACGAGCACTCTTCCACCTCGCCCGTCTCCGTCCGGCCCCCCGTTTCAGCCCGGTTTGCCGCCTTCACGTCCACCCGCTGAAAAAGGCGGGCTTTTCCCCCCAAACCGCCTTTCTCCACACGTTTCTCAGAGAGGCGCGCCCTCTCCCCTCAGAGACAACCCCTCGCTGCCCACACCTCTACCTCCGCAACCAGCCGAGCACACGACCGCCCGGGCAGGGCTGCGTTccgctgcccccccgccccccgccccccgccgtgGACACCGACCCGGGCGGGCTCAGGCCGGGCCCGACGCCTGAGGGCCGCCATCCCGCCCTCCCGCCCTCCGCTGCCGGCGGCAGTGCGCAGGCGCGGCGGGAGGAGCGTGACGCCATCGCCCGGCGACGCGGCCGCGCCCAGAGCCCTCacggccggggccgcggcgggaagcggcggcggcgatccccgcgggcggggggcggccggtcccggtccggtccggtccggtccgatGCGGCGCCGGGGCGGGCAGGATGCACCAGAAGCTGCTGCGGAGCGCGCACTACATCGAGCTGGGGAGCTACCAGTACTGGCCGGTGCTGGTGCCCCGCGGCATCCGCCTCTACACCTACGAGCAGATCCCCGTCTTCCTCAAGGACAACCCCTATATCACCGACGGCTACCGGGCCTACCTGCCCTCCCGGCTCTGCCTCAAGAGGTGAGGGCAACCCCCGcaccccggccccggctccccccccagctcccccctgcTCCGCCTCACCCCGTCGTTGTCTCCTCACAGCCTCTTCATCCTCTCCAACGAGACCGTCAACATCTGGAGCCACCTGCTcggcttcctcctcttcttcacgCTGGGCATCTACGACCTGACGGCCGTCCTGCCGGCCGCCGGCGCTTCCCGGGAGGACTTCGTCATCTGCTCCGTCTGCCTGTTCTGCTTCCAGGTAGGGGCTGGCTGGGTGCCCGCCGAGGTACCGGCCGAGCGCGGGCCGGCAGCTTCCTCAGGGAAGCCGTCGCCTCTGAGAAGGAAGAGTGTTGCAGCCCACGGACACGTTGCACGAGCGGGCCTGCAGAGCGAGACGGACTAAGGTCAGGCCTGGGGAAGGGTGTTTCGAGTTGCTTTTAAAGGTAACTGACGAGCTCGGCGCTCGAGCTGATTTTGACCCGTTCAATATATGCGATAAACCAGGGAGGACTGAACAGAGCTGGCCTAGGAAAGACTCTGTGAAAAACAACTAAATTGTCCACGGCCGTATCTCACGGCTTCAGCTGGGCGTCGGGGTCCCAGACAGCATCAGTTGCCGCCGGAAAGGGTTACCTGCCAGAACACGAAAATCAGCCACGGCCTGATGCTGGTCCGGAATGGCAGTAGGGCTCGTATTCTAACTTTTTACCTCCTCTAAGCAAGAGCTCCTGCGTCAGATGAAATCTGTTCGCAGCAGCAGACTTCAACTGTGTCATCATTTGAGCACTGAAGCTCCTGTACAGTACACTGTCCCTAAAAAAGCGTGAAGAGCTGAAGAGTGCTGTTCATGTTTCCTGAAGAGTACAGGATGCCTTTGCGTAGCTAGAAGCGGGGAAAACTCCCTTGCTGGCTTGGAGAGCACTGCTGTTgtgttcctccctgctcctgttGAGGGTTGCAGAGAAACACAGACATTTCTCAGGGAAAAAATCTGATGCCAGCCTAGAAGGGGCCTGTGTGTAGATGTTAAATTTCTTGTGTGTTCCCTCAATAACGTAACTTGGGTGCCAGGCCGTCAGGGCAGATTTGGGCTTTGGTTTCTGCTTGTGGTCGTTTGGCCAAGCAGAATTCATCATCCCACTGTACTGATGCAGACATGGCCCTGCTCCCTTGCGTAGTAGCTCCTCGCTTGGCCTCAATAGCCCAGGTTTCTTAGCTGTGCCACTTGGGTTGTCACGTCTTGCAAAGTTTTCTGTTCCTCCTTCCATCTGCCAGAGAAGCTTATGTTAGTTTCTGTTGATTTCTGGCAGGATTCACAATTGCCTACACCGAAGTTGCACTGCAAAACATATAACAGGTTAATTGCATGTGCTAAGTTTCAGAGTTCAGGCTTGCTATACTCCCtgttaatttttaagaaattaatgcaTCCTTGTTTGAACATTTGTATAGGTCTGTATGCTTTGCTCAGTAGGATACCATCTTTTCTGTTGTCACCGCTCAGAGAAGACCAGCCGACGATGGATGGCGTTAGATTATGCGGGAATTTCCATTGGTATCCTGGGCTGCTACGTGTCAGGCGTGTTTTATGCATTTTATTGCAATAACGTAAGTTTGAAGCACTTGTTCATGTAACCTTTAGTTCCTGTGGTCTCGTCCTTGTAGTTTCCGTGCCGTAGGAAGGGGGTTCATTGCAGGGTGTTCAAATAGAACGTTAGTCGGGAGACAGAGATGGAAACTGAAAGAAGTTCCTTCTGACACCAGCAGAACTCTGCTTGCTGAAGCGATGGGCAAATCGAGGTTTTCCTTTCAAGCTGTCTATCACACAAGCCTcaacaaattatttaaatctaTATGAAGGCAGCGTAAACTTTACAGGTCCTACATTTGTCAAATGCATGAGGATGATTATGGGATGTGTCCCCATCACAAGTCATTCAAACATCATTTCCCACTATGTAGCTTACCTGAGGCAGCaataagattattttcttttcttctagtagAGAACAATTAAAATTAGTTCCCTTCGAAGGCCTAGATTATATCCACACCTGCAGTGGGTACAGCAATCGGATAGTTGAACAAGTCTGCTGAGGCAGaggtatatttaaaatgttttggtgaaCGAACTGCTCGGAATAAACGATGTTCTACCAGGTGTACTGGAGCAAGACTGTCTCTTCCCCTTGCTGTCAGTTGATAAATACAAGTCCGTTCATTCAAACCCCATCATTTGTGCTTGCGGCAGTGACGGGGGATTTGATATATCATTACATTTAGCATTGTAAACTTTCTacccagaaattatttttacacgTGGTGAGAAAGCCCACaaacttgcttttgtttcttttttcccagtaCTGGCGTCAGGTATATTTAATCACTGTGCTGGCAATGATCTTGGCAGTATTTTTTGCTCAGATTCATCCCAGTTACCTCACGCAACAGTGGCACAGACTGCGCTCCATCATCTTTTGCTCAGTGTCTGGATATGGAATTATTCCCACCATCCACTGGATTTGGCTCAATGGCGGCATTGGTGCATCTATTGtacaggtaaaagaaaaaaaggaggaaataagatacacttttgcttttctcttgctATCTTCCTTCAGTCGTCTTTACGCTTTGGGAAATGAAGGGGAATTAAAATCGCTTTAAGCTCAGAATTCCTTCAGATGAGATGATCCAGTTGCAAACACTTAGAAATTTATTGAGCAGCGGTAAACACGTGGAGTAGCTTAAATCTCCTTTACTGATTTACAGCCGCACCACGAGATGGAAAACTGGATACAAGTGTGACTGAGCCTGTCTGCCTGAGGGACAGGGCAGCCTGTGTAGGTGGACTGCACCCCTGCTCACCCGAGGGCGAGGGACAGGAGCAAAGAGCCAACTCGGCCGCAGAGCGGGAAGCAGTCTATCAGGCTCTGCCAGTGCTCTGGGCTGTCCGCCTCCACAGCTcgaaaggggagaggggaaccAGAAGACACTGATGAGATGATTATTTGCTTCCTCTTCCCTGGGTTGGCAGCAAAAACCAGTATTTGCCTACTCCAGCCCCCTGTCTCTTACGCAACCCTTATTTAACATCACTGTGAAGTTACCGAACtattttcctgttcttgttttgcttgtgctctgaaaaacaagcagcacAGTGCAGCTGAGGACAGTTAAGTATGCCCCAATATGAAAATGCCAGAAGTCATTGCAATTACCCAGGGACCTAACTGCTGAAGAAAACGTTTCCTTTTCATTGTGAGCAGTAACTGTGCACGTTCTTAGACTGGCCCTGCTGGAGGACTGTCAGCTGGGGTGATGGTTTAGCCCAGTCCAGAGCTGCTGTTGAATGTGGAATAGTAACATTTATGAATATATGTAGTCTTTAGACAGGGCACTTAACGCTGTCCttctaaaaatcagatttaacaGTAGTTGTCCCCCCACATCTTCCCCCATTTCGTTTCTCCTGGTACAGCAGAATGTTGTTCCTCCATTTTGTTTCCATACTTCACAAAAATGCTCTGCGACTGTTAACAAAACTTTCtgttaaggaaaacaaaaagcagctcaTTAATGGGTTGCTTGATTATTTACCACCCAGTGTGTAGTACTCCTGTGGCCCTGGGTTCTAGGGACTGCAATCCCAACCGGTAAATGAGATTTTGCACTGAAGACATCCTTCTCGCTTATCCTAGCCATTCTGCGTAAGATCAGTGTACTGGAAGATGTCCTCCTTTTACGGGCAAATGTCATGTCTGTTGCAGACTGCACAGAAACACTTAAGTAGCTTGTGTATTGAAGCAGAGAAGTCACGATAAAACAAGTTTCTTCCCATTCAGATATTCCCAAACTTTGGCATTTGCTTCCCCGTTGGATTTAGTCCGTACGTAACATAGGCAGTGAAGTAAGATTCAGTTTTGtcatacctttttctttttgagctgtagggacttttttttgttgttgtttttctattTCTACCTCCTAACAGAATAGGAgagcttccttttcttttgcaggagTTTGCTCCGCGTGTAGTTGTCATGTACTTCATCGCTGCTGTAGCTTTTCTCTTCTATAtttccaaagttccagaaagaTACTTCCCAGGTAGGAAATTCTCTTCCGGGTGTTTTTTCTGCAGTTAACCTTCCTGCAGCGTCACAGTCCTTGCTGTGAATCGTGAACCTACTGTGAGAGAACAGGTTGACCATGTTCCCCATGAAGTATTGTCATACAGAGTAAAACGTTGCATATATTTGAAGCAAAAGAAGGCAGACGACTTCTGATCAAGTTCGTTAAAGAACTTGCACTGCCTCCCAGCAAGTGGAGTGTATAGCTGACCTCTGGAGGAGACCAATTGCTATTTGCATTGTATGAGTTATTCCTGAGTTTAACGACTTAACCGCTTGCCCTCTTTTTTCCCCGCAGGACAGTTGAACTACCTCGGCTCGAGTCACCAAGTGTGGCATATCCTGGCAGTGGTGATGCTGTATTGGTGGCATCAGTCCACAGTGTACATCATGCAATATCGACACAGCAAGCCCTGTCCTGAGTATAGCGCAGACTTGTGAGCGAAGGTATAGCACTTCTCATACTCGTGGGACTAGGATATTCTAACAAGTATAAGGTTAAATAATCTTGGTTTTAACTTGTCACAAGTTTCAGTCAGCCTCCCTCACTAGCTTACCCAAAGAAAAAGGTGATGGGTGTAATACTTGCTTGTAAATAAAAAACATGAGTGATCTTGATGCCAGGCACTCTGATCCTTTGTACTGCTGTGTTGCatgaggctgcaggcagctgcaatGCCCTTGACTAGAGTTTTAGAACCGGCTGGACAGAGGTCTGCCAGATCCCTTTCAGCTCTCTTTCCCAATTTTAATAGCCTCAAGCTGCCATTAGTATTTGTTCCTAAGTAGCATTTTCCTCAGGCTTTTGTCAGGTTTTCAGCTTACTAAGCATTGATCTGGATTTTTTGGAAAGCAGGTAAGAGTTGCTAATTTCGTTTGCATAGTAAGCAACTAAACTTGTTTCCCCACTGTATTTCAGAGACACTGCGATGAAATTTCTGACTTTGAGGGTCTGGACCTTACCTAATGAACTGAGCTATGAAGTTAAGCACTGAGGCAGTTCATTTTCTGACTTCTGGACTGTTGCCTGCTTGCTGGGACAGTATATTATTATGAGTTTTGAAAAAACCAACAGCCTTGCCTGGGATCCGAGATGCATTTCCTTCTCAGACATTTCCTGTTCTGCAATCAAGTACAAAACCGGTCTTCCTGGAGTGGGACAATGCAAAGCTGAGCTGTAACAGTTAGCATTCAGctcacagcagtattttttttgcTTGATAAACACGAACAACAAACACAAGTAATTAACCTTGCTGAGCTGACAGACCGATATACctggttttcaggttttgttcaaGTGCATCATTAAGAAACCGCTCCTGGCAGTGTGCGCGTGTAAAACCGTGGTAACTGTGGGACCCCATCTTGGATCTAAATCACAGCAGCACCGTGGGTTGCATCCTTCAGAATGTTTGAATGACGTGCTTGCGCTTCAGTATCAGTACGGTAACGTGTAAAATGGAATTCGGTGGGCTCTTGTACTTTTCTGGAcaagctcttttcctttttctgacagGTAAGATCACATGTCATCCACCCTAGCTCTGTCTTCATTTCAGATCTTAAAACTTGTCTCTCCCAATATGACTTAGTGGCATTACTTCAAAGAATTTCTCTAGATCCCTTAGGTAATTTGGAATTAGTACTCATCCATATTTCAGCAGTAGAGCTAAGCCTGTGTGTTTAAGTTTGTTACTATCTTGCAATCAGAGTTGCTAAGAAGTAGTTTTTTAAGTTAGACTTGTTTAACAGGATGAAGTTAACACACCCCGAGTAGTGAACCTGCTGGGATTCAAAATCACTCAACTTCGGCCTTTTAAGGTGTGATGTATTATACTGTACTTGCAGACTTTGTTACTGAAAATGACTTACCACCGTAAGCTTTCTATAGTAAAAAGGTCGCCTTGGGTTTTAGAATTTGTTGTGAAACTATTTCTTAGAAACTCAACACTGGGGAGAGATGAAATTGGCAGGTTAGTCAATAGCTGTAGCTCAGCATGATTAAGCTCAATGCGTGCCAGTTTTTCAAACAGGATTGGAATTACTTGGATTTTTGGGGTTAGAATCAACATTTTCAAGTGGCTTTTGTATAGCAGCTGTGCTTGTGTTTACAGTTGAGCTGAGCAGTGGTAGCAAGTGCTGCTGCTTCACACAATCAAATGTTAGTCAGCATTAGCCATTGGGAGATTTCTCTAATTGCCTCAAGATGCTGTCACAACTTAATCCAAAGCAGTTAAAGTTTGGGAGCAGAGCTGTTGAAGGACACAATTGCATTGGCAGGGCTAGCATTAAGAAGCGTGAGATAGCCGGACTGTTTCTGCTTTGACTACAGGAAGAAATGTTCTGTTCTGGGATTGCAAACTGTCCCAGCTGACCTTGCTACAACTCCCCTTGTTACCTGCAGCAAGGCCTTCCACAGTGTCCCAGCATCTTCTCTTGTGTTTTGTGATCATCTGGCAACAGCCAGCTTAATCCACTCTGGACAGGGGCCTTGTAAGATTTCAAGGAGGTTGTCTTACACCTGAGGCCAAGGAAGTGAGAGCACTGCCTAGCAGTGGGAAGGAAAACCTCAGGCAACCATGCTAAAAGCTGCTTAAGAACACAAGAAGGCTTCAATGAACTGTCAGCCTTGCCAGTGCTATGCCATGATGCCACTGCCTCTTGCCTTGCGGGGAAGGTCCTCCCTTCATGGATTCTAGCTTACTCAGAGGAGGAGAGGCTGCTTTTTTGCAGTGCCCTCCTCAGGGCAGGCAGCCTGGTGTCAGGTCCCACCAAAACTGCCTCCTCcccaggctaaacaagcccagctccatCAGCCTTTCTCATCAGGGGTGTGCCAAGAACATGCGGAATATCAATGGAAATGTACTGTCATGCACTTGAACACTCACTGAGGATGGAAAACGTGGGATACTAACTTCTCTACTGGTATGCTGGAGAGTAATGCTATGTTCAGTTCAgtgggttgtttgttgtttttttttttttttttcaatgccagTAACAAATAGTGGCAAGAACTGACTTAGAATTTAAGATTCAAGTCCCAGACCTTTGAGCCTTTCAGTGTacacactgggtttttttatttttattttttaaacttgacAACCAAGTAAGTTTCAAGTGCACTAATTACTACTACTGAAGCCTGACAAGGAACCTGCAAGTATAAAAGCCTGTTTCCACTGTTATGTGAACAATAATATTGAagaatgtgtgtttgtgtattgaAAGCATACTGACTTTACAGtttgctaatgtattttttttaggTAAACTCTTAACTACTACCGCAGTTGTCACTCGATCAGGCAACTGACTGCAAAGCTGTACATTTTTATCATCCTGACAAAATTTATCTAGCTGCATGATGGTCTTTTATGTACATACCGAACCTGTAAATAAATTTCAGTTCATGGGAAGTTTACTTGGAGTAACATCATTCTTGCGTCTCACCTAGTGAAAGGATAGATGCTCAACCACGCAACTTCTGTCACTTCCCCTGGGTTTGAAATATACAGGGAGACTGTCTCTTGAATTATCAAGGCACAGCACAGACAGGCATGGCAGGTGTTCAAATTGCACTATTCCAGTATTGCATGTAGTATATTTCAGTAACAGTACTTAGTGCTCTATACTTGTTTTTGGAGGAGCATCTCTAGGTGAATCTGCTGATACACTCAGCTTTGCAACTGACTCCCTTTAGATGCAGATAGTTTCCAAGCAGGGCCTTATTCATGTCTTAAGAGCTCTGGCCATTTCTCTTGCTGTGGCctaaacaaaggaaggaaagggtgATCCTGACTCTGCCTCAGCTGAAACAACAGTACCCTTCCCCACCTCAATGTTGTAAATGTGCTTTTGCCCTAACAGAAGTAGTTCAACAGCATGGAAAAACCAGTGATGAGAAATCAAGTGCTAGCAGCTACGCTGCAAAAACAAAGTAACACAGCCAGAAcgttttttaaactccttttgtAACTGCAGGggctgaaaacaaaccaaacctctAGCAGGGATGGCACAGGCAGAAAAGCTTTGCCCTTACGCATATCCTGCCTATGCATACAGCGtggagcaggcagctgcaccGGCCAGCAGGGATGACTTTGCACCCCCCATTACAAGCGCCCGTTCTCGTCCTGTACTGCAGCACGTAGCAAGCGCTCACACAACACTTATTACCAGTAACCATCAGGATTGCCCCAAGTCCTCCTCCAACTGCACTCGGCCAAGCCTTTAAACCACAGGCAACATGCAGATTGAGAGACCTTGTTGTCCATGAAAAACTAACTCTTTAAAGTAAGAATTTAACAGCTGTGgttgttcattttcatttaaggTGAAGCCTCTAGTTAAACTGTATTTCCTTGTCGAATTGCttgtaacaaaatgaaacaagcaaTAGGCAGAAGACGCAACAGCCACTGGGACATGAGCTACTATTTAGTAACCGCGTCCTGCTGCCGCTCCCTCTTTTTTTGACCGTTTTCATTCTTGCTTCAGCTTACCTAAGAGTAAAATCAGTACAAGCAGCATTCAAAAAAACTGCTCCGGTAAACAATTGCCAGAAGGGGGTCAAATTACTTAAAATTATGTCTAGAAGATCAGGTGCAGAACTATGTCCACAGAGATAGCATTGGAAACTGTATTTAACATTAAATTAAAGCCTAAATGTGAGTACTTAATAATGCAATGTTTAAGgacatctgcaaagtcactgttATCACGTTTGTTTATTTAACAACTGCAAGTATTTTTTGACATACATCAGTTTcacaaaaaagttaaaagttcTCTGTTTAGTGGTACACAAAAAAGCTTTAGAAACTTGAAGTCTAACAAGAAATGGAAGTGTAGTTCAGGAAAGTGCACTTAAAAGCTGAATGCCAGCaatttcaaaatagtttttatGCTCTTTAATATTAGGTGATGCCTTAGTCACAAATTTAGCTATACACACAACTTCCTTGGTTTTCCTTTCAAAGTAAGCTCTATAGATAAGTAACACAGCAGCCACcctttgcacttttttttcttttgcagctttcACTCATATTCACTCCCTCAAGGGACACAAAAGTGATTGTGGCTGCTGTGTTACTAAAAGCACGGCAACTCCAAGAGATACATGATGTGTGCGAGcatgtgtatgttttatatatacttttcatatataaaaatacacgatatagtataaaaaaaacctccagatAAACTCTTATTCTCACAGTAGCAAATATATCAACTTATTTTCACAGTACTTGGTTTTACTAACTGGGACACCCAGAATGATTAAAAGTTACTTCCTCCAAAGCTGGTACTCACGGGTCCCGCATTACGCAGGTCAGCCAAAGCAATTGCGTGCACCTCAAGGCCGTTTGAGAGTCTGCAGACAAACACGgtgatcttatttttctttcaatgacCGCAACCATTACAGGCTTCTTAGTACCTTTTGACAAAATCCCTCTCtcaaacagctgattttaaaaggcCTATGGTTCAGTCATTCAACATGCTGAAAGACAAGCTGTAAAAATCCATCGGTATTTTCCATCAGAAGGGAAGTATCAGCTCCTTACCTTGCCATTATTGTCTTCACAGACAGTATGGTACATGTCTAGCACAGCAAGGTCTTTCCCGTATTTCAGGTAAGGTCACGATATGCTCCGTGGCAAGCAAGCACAtgagcatgcacacacaccaaATAAAGGCAAAACGATATCACGTTCCCCGACAGTACCACGTTTCGTCTCTGTTGACTAGCGGATCTTAGGTAAAATTAAACCCAAACTTGGGTTTAGTTGTGTATAAACAGTATATACCACGCAAAGTCAACTTAGCGAAGCATACTAATCTCTTTTCAGTCACAAGaaaggataaaataattttaactctATAAGCGAAAAAGTTACGTCTATGCAAAAACCTGTTTTGTATCTAGAATACAAAGAACAAGATTGATTAAGGCCATTAACAAGCAAATATCATCGGCCATAAGTCGTATGCAGCCAGAGACGTTATGCCAGTTTTAGAGTAACTTGGGTTTACAGTTTGCTTTTATCTCCCCTCTCAGTTTCTGTGTACAACCTCACTTCAGCTTTCCTGTACTGTAATACAACCATTTATGACCCTctgccaaaaaaccaaaccaacccaccacCCAAGGAAAACCTGTAGCACTCCTCAGCCTAAAGTCTCAGGGTAAACAGTCAAAAACCAAACACGCTTCCTTCTATTCTTAATTTACCTGAATGTTTAGGCCCACACCAAGTCTGCCGACACACAGATGCACAGCCTTTTCCCTCCGTGTCCAACAGCAAaccacctctcctttctccctcagtcccACGCGCATGGTTAACCCTTTCCTCTGGCACCAAACGGCCAAGCAAGCCCTCAAGTTGCTTTTCCTCCAGGGAAAAGCAGCGGCTGCATGGCTTTGGTGAGGATGAGCCGCATTTAAGAAAATGGGTCACTTGCCTGTTGGTTTAGTCTCGTTTTGTTTCCACCCACCTGCCCCATTTGTCATATCCTTCTGTTCCAACAGCTCTTTAGGCAGGTAAGTGTAA
Encoded proteins:
- the PAQR3 gene encoding progestin and adipoQ receptor family member 3 isoform X3, translating into MLCSVGYHLFCCHRSEKTSRRWMALDYAGISIGILGCYVSGVFYAFYCNNYWRQVYLITVLAMILAVFFAQIHPSYLTQQWHRLRSIIFCSVSGYGIIPTIHWIWLNGGIGASIVQEFAPRVVVMYFIAAVAFLFYISKVPERYFPGQLNYLGSSHQVWHILAVVMLYWWHQSTVYIMQYRHSKPCPEYSADL
- the PAQR3 gene encoding progestin and adipoQ receptor family member 3 isoform X1, producing MHQKLLRSAHYIELGSYQYWPVLVPRGIRLYTYEQIPVFLKDNPYITDGYRAYLPSRLCLKSLFILSNETVNIWSHLLGFLLFFTLGIYDLTAVLPAAGASREDFVICSVCLFCFQVCMLCSVGYHLFCCHRSEKTSRRWMALDYAGISIGILGCYVSGVFYAFYCNNYWRQVYLITVLAMILAVFFAQIHPSYLTQQWHRLRSIIFCSVSGYGIIPTIHWIWLNGGIGASIVQEFAPRVVVMYFIAAVAFLFYISKVPERYFPGQLNYLGSSHQVWHILAVVMLYWWHQSTVYIMQYRHSKPCPEYSADL
- the PAQR3 gene encoding progestin and adipoQ receptor family member 3 isoform X2, whose product is MHQKLLRSAHYIELGSYQYWPVLVPRGIRLYTYEQIPVFLKDNPYITDGYRAYLPSRLCLKSLFILSNETVNIWSHLLGFLLFFTLGIYDLTAVLPAAGASREDFVICSVCLFCFQVCMLCSVGYHLFCCHRSEKTSRRWMALDYAGISIGILGCYVSGVFYAFYCNNIHPSYLTQQWHRLRSIIFCSVSGYGIIPTIHWIWLNGGIGASIVQEFAPRVVVMYFIAAVAFLFYISKVPERYFPGQLNYLGSSHQVWHILAVVMLYWWHQSTVYIMQYRHSKPCPEYSADL